In Lemur catta isolate mLemCat1 chromosome 1, mLemCat1.pri, whole genome shotgun sequence, one DNA window encodes the following:
- the LOC123635745 gene encoding olfactory receptor 7G2-like encodes MEAENQTGVSDFLLLGLSDDPELQPILFGLFLSVYLVTVLGNLLIILAVTSDAHLHTPMYFFLSNLSFIDICFSSTTVPKMLVNIRRQSKSISYTGCLSQVCFVLAFAGLENFLLAAMAYDRYVAICHPLRYTHIMNPRLCGLLVLSSLIISVGDALLHSLMVLQLSFCTDLEISHFFCELAQVLKLACSDTFINNILVYAVTSVLGGVPLLGIIFSYAQIVSSILRMPSPGGKYKAFSTCGSHLSVVLLFYGTAFGVYISSVVTDASTKTAAASVMYTVVPPMMNPFIYSLRNRDMKGALRKLIGRTSFW; translated from the coding sequence ATGGAAGCAGAAAACCAAACAGGCGTCTCAGATTTCCTCCTCCTGGGACTCTCGGATGACCCAGAACTGCAGCCCATCCTCTTCGGGCTGTTCCTGTCTGTGTACCTGGTCACGGTGCTTGGGAACCTGCTCATCATCCTGGCCGTCACCTCTGACGCCCACCTGCACAcgcccatgtacttcttcctctccaacCTGTCTTTCATTGACATCTGTTTCAGCAGTACCACTGTCCCTAAGATGCTGGTGAACATTCGGAGACAGAGCAAATCCATCAGTTACACCGGCTGCCTCAGCCAGGTCTGCTTTGTCCTGGCTTTCGCGGGATTGGAGAACTTTCTCCTTGCAGCAatggcctatgaccgctatgTCGCCATCTGCCATCCACTGAGGTACACGCACATCATGAATCCCCGGCTGTGTGGGTTGTTGGTGTTAAGCTCTCTGATCATCAGCGTTGGAGACGCCCTCCTCCACAGCCTGATGGTCTTGCAGCTGTCCTTCTGCACAGACCTGGAGATCTCCCACTTCTTCTGTGAACTTGCGCAAGTCCTCAAGCTCGCCTGCTCTGATACCTTCATCAACAACATCCTGGTGTATGCGGTGACTAGCGTATTGGGTGGCGTTCCTCTCCTCGGCATTATTTTCTCTTATGCTCAAATTGTCTCCTCCATCCTGAGGATGCCATCCCCTGGGGGGAAGTATAAAGCCTTCTCAACCTGTGGATCCCACCTCTCGGTTGTTTTATTGTTCTATGGGACCGCTTTTGGGGTGTACATTAGTTCTGTAGTTACTGATGCTTCCACCAAGACTGCAGCAGCCTCCGTGATGTACACGGTGGTCCCTCCAATGATGAACCCCTTTatctacagcctgaggaacagGGACATGAAGGGCGCCCTGAGGAAACTCATCGGAAGAACATCTTTTTGGTGA
- the LOC123635755 gene encoding olfactory receptor 7G2-like produces MEPRNLIAVSEFFLLGLTEDPELQPLFFSLFLSMYLVTVLGNLLIMLAVSSDSHLHTPMYFFLSNLSLADIGLSTTTIPKMLVNIQARDQSITYVGCITQVCFVLVFAGLENCLLGAMAYDRYVAICHPLRYTVIMNARLCGLMILLSLCLSVVDALLLSVMVLRLSFCTHLEIPLFFCELAQVLRLACSDTLINNILIYFAFCVFGGVPLSGIIFSYTQIVSSVLRMASASGKYKAFSTCGSHLSVVFLFYGTSLGVYISSAVSDSPRKTSVASVMYSVVPQMVNPFIYSLRNKDMKETLRKLMGRIPFLL; encoded by the coding sequence ATGGAACCCAGAAACCTAATAGCTGTTTCAGAATTCTTTCTCCTGGGACTGACAGAGGATCCAGAACTGCAACCCCTTTTCTTCAGCCTGTTCCTGTCCATGTACCTGGTCACGGTGCTCGGAAACCTGCTCATCATGCTGGCTGTCAGCTCTGACTCCCAcctccacacccccatgtacttcttcctctccaacCTGTCCTTGGCTGACATTGGTTTAAGCACAACCACTATCCCAAAGATGCTGGTGAACATCCAAGCTCGGGACCAGAGCATCACTTATGTGGGCTGCATCACCCAGGTCTGCTTCGTCTTGGTTTTTGCTGGCTTGGAAAATTGTCTCCTGGGAGCAATGGCCTATGATCGCTATGTGGCCATTTGTCACCCCCTAAGGTACACAGTCATCATGAATGCCCGCCTCTGTGGCCTGATGATTCtactctctctgtgtctcagtgtcgTGGATGCCCTGCTGCTCAGTGTCATGGTCTTGCGGCTGTCCTTCTGCACGCACCTGGAGATACCCCTCTTCTTCTGTGAACTTGCCCAGGTCCTCAGGCTTGCGTGTTCTGATACCCTCATCAATAACATCCtgatatattttgcattttgtgtATTTGGAGGTGTTCCTCTGTCTGGGATCATTTTCTCTTATACTCAAATAGTCTCCTCTGTTTTGAGAATGGCATCAGCAAGTGGAAAGTATAAAGCTTTCTCCACCTGTGGGTCTCACCTCTCTGTGGTGTTCTTGTTCTATGGGACAAGTTTGGGGGTGTACATCAGTTCTGCTGTTAGTGACTCACCCAGGAAGACTTCAGTGGCTTCAGTGATGTATTCTGTGGTCCCTCAAATGGTAAACCCCTTTATCTACAGTCTGAGGAacaaagacatgaaggaaacctTGAGGAAACTTATGGGGAGGATACCTTTTCTTCTGTGA
- the LOC123635763 gene encoding olfactory receptor 7G2-like: MESRNETTVSEFLLLELTQDAELQPVLFSLFLSMYLVTVLGNLLIILAVISDSHLHTPMYLFLSNLSLADICLSTATVPKMLANIRTRSQSITYAGCLTQTCFLLVSASLESFLLAVMAYDRYVAICHPLRYTDIMNPSLCGVLVSLSLSICSADALLHSLMLLRLSFCTDLDISLFFCEVVEVVKLACSDTLVNNFLIYFAACTLGGIPLSGIIFSYTQIASSILKMPSSGRKYKAFSTCGSHLSVVSLFYGTGLGVYISSAVSDSSRRTAVASVMYTVVTPVLNPFIYSLRNKDMKGALCKLMGRIPSLL; the protein is encoded by the coding sequence ATGGAATCCAGAAACGAAACGACTGTTTCAGAATTCCTTCTGCTGGAGCTGACACAGGATGCAGAACTGCAGCCCGTCCTCTTCAGCCTGTTCCTGTCCATGTACCTGGTCACCGTCCTCGGAAACCTGCTCATCATCTTGGCTGTCATCTCGGACTCCCAcctccacacccccatgtacCTCTTCCTCTCCAATCTCTCCCTCGCTGACATCTGTTTAAGCACAGCCACCGTCCCAAAGATGCTGGCAAACATCCGAACACGGAGTCAGAGCATCACATATGCAGGCTGCCTCACCCAGACGTGCTTCCTTCTGGTATCTGCTAGTTTGGAAAGTTTCCTTCTTGCAGTAATGGCttatgaccgctatgtggccatctgtcACCCTCTGAGGTACACAGACATCATGAATCCTAGCCTGTGTGGTGTTCTGGTTTCGCTTTCCCTGTCCATTTGCTCCGCGGATGCCCTGCTCCACAGCCTGATGCTGCTGCGGCTGTCCTTCTGCACAGACCTTGACATCTCCCTTTTCTTCTGTGAAGTCGTTGAGGTCGTCAAGCTCGCGTGCTCCGATACCCTCGTCAACAACTTTCTGATCTATTTTGCAGCTTGCACCTTAGGTGGCATTCCTCTGTCTGGCATCATTTTTTCTTACACTCAAATAGCCTCCTCCATTTTGAAAATGCCGTCGTCAGGCAGAAAGTATAAAGCCTTTTCCACCTGTGGGTCTCACCTGTCAGTTGTTTCCTTGTTCTATGGGACAGGTTTGGGGGTGTACATCAGTTCTGCAGTTTCTGACTCTTCAAGGAGGACTGCGGTGGCTTCAGTGATGTACACTGTGGTCACTCCCGTACTGAACCCCTtcatctacagcctgaggaacaaGGACATGAAGGGAGCCCTGTGCAAACTCATGGGTAGAATACCTTCTCTTCTCTGA